The following coding sequences lie in one Gorilla gorilla gorilla isolate KB3781 chromosome 5, NHGRI_mGorGor1-v2.1_pri, whole genome shotgun sequence genomic window:
- the MAD2L1BP gene encoding MAD2L1-binding protein isoform X2, with product MMPRETFILTARSSGGEVVMAAPEAEVLSSAAVPDLEWYEKSQETHASQIELLETSSTQEPLNASEAFCPRDCMVPVVFPGPVSQEGCCQFTCELLKHIMYQRQQLPLPYEQLKHFYRKPSPQAEEMLKKKPRATTEVSSRKCQQALAELESVLSHLEDFFARTLVPRVLILLGGNALSPKEFYELDLSLLAPYSVDQSLSTAACLRRLFRAIFMADAFSELQAPPLMGTVVMAQGHRNCGEDWFRPKLNYRVPSRGHKLTVTLSCGRPSIRTTAWEDYIWFQAPVTLKGFRE from the exons ATGATGCCCCGCGAGACCTTTATTCTAACCGCAAGGAGTAGCGGAGGGGAGGTCGTGATGGCGGCGCCGGAGGCGGAGGTTCTGTCCTCAGCCGCAGTCCCTG ATTTAGAGTGGTATGAGAAGTCGCAAGAAACTCACGCCTCCCAGATAGAACTACTTGAGACAAGCTCTACGCAGGAACCTCTCAACGCTTCGGAGGCCTTTTGCCCAAGAGACTGCATGGTACCAGTGGTGTTTCCTGGGCCTGTGAGCCAGGAAGGCTGCTGTCAGTTTACTTGTGAACTTCTAAAGCATATCATGTACCAACGCCAGCAGCTCCCTCTGCCCTATGAACAGCTTAAGCACTTTTACCGAAAACCTTCTCCCCAG GCAGAGGAGATGCTGAAGAAGAAACCTCGGGCCACCACTGAGGTGAGCAGCAGGAAATGCCAACAAGCCCTGGCAGAACTGGAGAGTGTCCTCAGCCACCTGGAGGACTTCTTTGCACGGACACTAGTACCGCGAGTGCTGATTCTCCTTGGGGGCAATGCCCTAAGCCCCAAGGAGTTCTATGAACTCGACTTGTCTCTGCTGGCCCCCTACAGCGTGGACCAGAGCCTGAGCACAGCAGCTTGTTTGCGCCGTCTCTTCCGAGCCATATTCATGGCTGATGCCTTTAGCGAGCTTCAGGCTCCTCCACTCATGGGCACCGTCGTCATGGCACAGGGACACCGCAACTGTGGAGAAGATTGGTTTCGACCCAAGCTCAACTATCGAGTGCCCAGCCGGGGCCATAAACTGACTGTGACCCTGTCATGTGGCAGACCTTCCATCCGAACCACGGCTTGGGAAGACTACATTTGGTTCCAGGCACCAGTGACACTTAAAGGCTTCCGCGAGTGA